One window of the Populus nigra chromosome 4, ddPopNigr1.1, whole genome shotgun sequence genome contains the following:
- the LOC133692020 gene encoding mediator of RNA polymerase II transcription subunit 12-like isoform X1: MQRYHTAGCTSAVNNSSIGGTSSRDSTRTDSSSLASNFSINPRRPPPLIPYKLKCDKEPLNSRLGPPDFHPQTPNCPEETVTNEYVEAGYKDAVEGLEETREILHTQAQSFTSPVVKKCKEAIRKCMRAINESRAQKRKAGQVYGVPLSGSLLTKPGVYPEQRSCGEDFKKKWIEGLSQPHKRLRSLADHVPHGYRKKSLLEVLIRNNVPLFRATWFIKVTYLNQVKPSSTSISSGTPDKSQLSRTELWTKDVVDYLQSLLDEYLSRNNPHSAPHSKDRSQQMLYTGSVQHRSDPSSAILDSEEPSLHLKLWYVARLLHWHHAEGLLLPSVIIDWVLSQLQEKDLLEILQLLLPILYGVLETVILSQSFVRTLVGVAVRFIHEPSPGGSDLVDNSRRAYTTSALIEMLRYLILAVPDTFVALDCFPLPPSVVSYAVNDGTFLSKASEDARKTKDNSAEVACVFRSKGLDAQYQSLSFDRVVSSIQKRADNLAKAVSSGYPVQSVAKALQALDKALSLGDIREAYGYLFENFCEGAVHESWIKEVSPCLRSSLKWLRGVSLSLICSVFLLCEWATCDYRDFRSAPPHELKFTGRKDFSQVYIASRLLKSKIRDLQSPFRRKNEKSPGVNSLVKGLNQSNYFGRIPVGNGYEIKSNSKTVSGQGTNMTNIFESPGPLHDITVCWIDQHEVCNVEGLKRLQLLIVELIHSGVFSPQVYVRQLIISGIMDAAGPPADLDRRKRHYRVLKQLPGRFVHDVLEDARIAEGSELSEAMRIYSNERRLLLHGLFCERYQNSVKSNLSVKKPKHHPPIAGKDGASPSSFEQWKNTQSRPSAKVKNEVDIEELKASISALLQLPICSTSSDTGLDESQGSVKRPAESIGSKMDVVETPGCEDCRKAKRQKLSEERNSYLQGHSPISDDEDTWWVRKGAKPLDSSKVDPPPKSSKQVSKGRQKVVRKTQSLAHLAAARIEGSQGASTSHFCDNKISCPHHRTGIEGDNLRSMDGMGTMYGGDIVSIGKSLKQLRPVEKRTITVWLIAVVRQLVEENEKSAVKASQFSRSLVNVDDRSSVRWKLGEDELSAILYLMDICCDLVPAAKLLLWLLPKVLSNPNSTIHSGRNSMMLPRNVENHACEVGEAFLLSSLRRYENIIIATDLIPEVLSTTMHRVAALLASNGRISGSAALIYSRHLLRKYGDVLSVLEWEKSFKASCDKRLLSELEIGRSLDADFGFPLGVPAGVEDFDDFFRQKISGSRLSRVGMSMRDVVQRNIDDAFHYFGKERKLFGAGTTKVPGMEKSDDTYQIAQQIIMGLMDCMRQTGGAAQEGDPSLVSSAVSAIVNNVGPTIAKMPDFSLGSNYSNASAGTGLLNFARRILRIHINCLCLLKEALGERQSRVFEVALATEASSALATAFAPGKASRSPFQLSPESHDSSGNIANEILNNSAKAAGRTKSAAAISGLVVGAIIHGVTTLERMVTVFRLKEGLDVIQCIRNAKSNSNGNARSFTVFKMDNSIEVYVHWFRLLVGNCRTVSDGLIVELLGEPSIVALSRMQRLLPLSLVFPPAYSIFAFVIWRPFSATREDIHQLYRSLTMAIGDAIKHLPFRDVCLRDSQGFYDLIAADSSDAEFAAMLELNGLDMRFKTKAFVPLRGRLFLNAIVDCKLPHSVFVQDDGNRASGHGGSKVQHAENEIKLLDKLVNVLDALQPAKFHWQWVELRLLLNEQALTEKLETHDISLADAIRSSSPGPEKEAASENENNFIEIILTRLLVRPDAAPLFSELVHLLGTSLENSMLLQAKWFLGGHDVLFGRKTIRQRLTNIAESKGLSTKAHFWKPWGWSNSGFDPVMNRGDKKKFEVPSLEEGEVVEEGTETKRSGKGSFPVFESEGSSLFQPNVTERALVELVLPCIDQGSDDSRNTFATDLIKQLNNIEQQINSVTRGTSKQTGTASSGLEGPANKSNNRKGIRGGSPGLARRTAAAADSTLPSPAALRASMLLRLQLLLRLLPTICTNGEPSGRNMRHVLASVILRLLGSRVVHEDAELSFYPLQSFQSKGELESPLEAASADLSGESLFDRLLLVLHGLLSSSRPSWLKPRPASSSKSVNESSKDCAGFDRDLVESLQNDLDRMKLPGTTRLRIQAAMPILLPSVRCFVSCQPSPVPTAAVASLQPSIAISGVLNGNNSQKNPAPLARSANNISTKSKPLPLPVPLQLDNDMEIDPWTLLEDGTGSGLSSSNTSVIGSSDHANLRASSWLKGAVRVRRTDLTYIGAVDDDS; encoded by the exons ATGCAAAGGTATCATACTGCCGGCTGCACTAGTGCAGTTAACAATAGCTCCATTGGAGGCACATCTTCTAGAGATAGCACGCGGACTGATTCATCTTCATTGGCGTCCAACTTCTCTATAAACCCTAG GCGGCCACCTCCTCTGATTCCATACAAGTTGAAGTGTGATAAAGAACCTTTGAATTCCCG ACTTGGCCCCCCTGACTTTCATCCTCAAACTCCAAATTGCCCTGAGGAGACTGTCACTAACGAATATGTTGAGGCTGGATATAAGGATGCAGTTGAAGGACTTGAg GAAACCAGAGAAATCTTACACACTCAGGCTCAAAGTTTTACCAGTCCTGTTGTCAAAAAATGCAAAGAG GCTATCAGAAAATGTATGAGGGCCATTAATGAGTCTCGTGCTCAAAAGCGCAAG GCTGGTCAAGTATATGGCGTGCCTCTTTCTGGGTCATTATTAACTAAGCCTGGTGTATATCCTGAACAAAGATCTTGTGGCGAAGACTTCAAGAAGAAATGGATTGAG GGTTTATCACAGCCCCACAAAAGATTGCGTTCTTTGGCCGATCATGTGCCACATGGATATAGGAAGAAATCACTTTTGGAAGTTCTTATCAGGAACAATGTGCCATTATTTCGTGCCACTTGGTTTATTAAAGTAACTTATCTTAATCAG GTAAAACCGAGTTCTACTAGTATTTCTTCTGGCACACCTGACAAAAGTCAGTTGTCCCGCACAGAGCTCTGGACAAAAGATGTTGTTGATTACTTGCAGTCTCTCCTGGATGAATATTTATCCAGAAACAATCCTCATTCTGCTCCACACAGCAAAGATAGATCACAACAAATGCTTTATACTGGTTCAGTACAGCACAGAAGTGATCCATCATCAGCCATCCTTGATAGTGAAGAGCCTTCCCTGCATTTAAAGTTGTGGTATGTGGCCCGGCTCTTGCACTGGCACCATGCAGAAGGGCTGCTTCTTCCTTCAGTAATCATTGACTGGGTTCTTAGTCAACTACAg GAAAAGGACTTGCTTGAGATTTTGCAGTTGCTGCTGCCAATCTTATATGGTGTTTTAGAAACTGTTATTCTTTCTCAATCATTTGTGCGCACTCTAGTGGGGGTTGCGGTTCGTTTCATTCATGAACCTTCTCCAGGAGGTTCGGATCTGGTAGATAATTCTCGAAGAGCCTACACAACCTCTGCTTTAATTGAGATGCTTCGGTATCTAATATTAGCTGTGCCGGATACATTTGTCGCTCTGGATTGTTTCCCTTTACCACCAAGTGTAGTGTCTTATGCAGTAAACGATGGGACATTTCTGTCAAAGGCTTCAGAGGATGCAAGAAAGACAAAAGATAATTCAGCTGAAGTTGCTTGTGTTTTCAGAAGTAAAGGGCTTGATGCTCAATATCAATCTTTGTCCTTTGATCGGGTTGTTTCATCCATTCAGAAGCGTGCAGATAACCTTGCCAAGGCTGTTAGCTCTGGCTATCCAGTTCAAAGTGTGGCTAAAGCCTTACAAGCTTTAGATAAAGCTCTTTCACTAGGGGACATTAGAGAGGCTTATGGGTacctttttgaaaatttttgcgAGGGAGCTGTTCATGAAAGCTGGATAAAAGAAGTCAGTCCATGCCTGAGATCTTCTTTGAAGTGGCTGAGGGGCGTGAGCTTGTCACTCATTTGCTCTGTATTTTTGCTTTGTGAGTGGGCAACATGTGATTATAGGGATTTTCGGAGTGCCCCACCTCATGAACTGAAATTTACTGGCAGAAAAGATTTTTCTCAGGTTTATATTGCAAGTCGGCTTTTGAAGTCAAAGATACGAGATCTGCAAAGTCCATTTCGACGGAAGAATGAGAAATCCCCTGGAGTGAATAGCCTCGTAAAAGGTCTCAATCAGTCTAATTATTTTGGCAGGATTCCTGTGGGAAATGGATATGAAATTAAAAGCAACTCAAAAACTGTGAGTGGACAAGGTACTAATATGacaaatatatttgaaagtCCAGGTCCTTTACATGATATCACAGTGTGCTGGATTGATCAACACGAAGTGTGCAATGTAGAGGGTTTGAAACGTCTTCAGCTACTCATTGTGGAGCTTATACATTCTGGAGTTTTTTCCCCCCAAGTGTATGTGAGGCAGTTGATAATTAGTGGAATAATGGATGCAGCTGGTCCACCAGCTGACCTTGACAGACGAAAGAGACACTATCGAGTCTTGAAACAACTACCTGGGCGCTTTGTCCATGATGTTTTGGAAGACGCAAGGATTGCTGAAGGGTCAGAACTTTCAGAGGCAATGCGTATTTATTCAAATGAACGTCGCCTCCTCCTTCATGGACTTTTTTGTGAACGATATCAAAACTcagttaaatcaaatttatcagTGAAGAAGCCCAAGCATCATCCACCTATTGCTGGAAAGGATGGTGCTTCCCCATCCTCCTTTGAGCAGTGGAAAAATACCCAGTCCCGCCCTTCAGCAAAAGTGAAGAATGAAGTGGACATCGAGGAACTGAAGGCATCCATATCAGCACTGTTGCAACTCCCAATATGCTCCACATCTTCGGACACGGGACTGGATGAATCTCAAGGGAGTGTTAAGAGGCCTGCTGAGTCAATAGGCAGCAAAATGGATGTAGTAGAAACACCTGGTTGCGAAGACTGTAGAAAGGCAAAGAGACAAAAGTTAAGTGAGGAAAGGAACTCATACCTTCAAGGACATTCTCCTATATCAGATGATGAAGATACCTGGTGGGTACGGAAGGGGGCTAAACCCTTAGATTCCTCTAAGGTTGATCCACCACCAAAGTCATCCAAACAGGTCTCCAAGGGTAGGCAAAAGGTTGTGCGTAAAACTCAAAGCCTGGCTCATTTAGCAGCAGCCAGGATTGAGGGTAGCCAGGGAGCTTCTACAAGTCATTTTTGTGATAATAAGATAAGCTGTCCTCACCACAGAACTGGAATAGAAGGAGATAATCTCAGGTCAATGGATGGGATGGGAACAATGTATGGTGGAGATATTGTTTCAATTGGTAAATCCTTAAAACAACTGCGTCCTGTTGAGAAGAGGACAATTACAGTTTGGTTGATAGCTGTTGTTAGGCAGCTTGTTGAGGAGAATGAAAAGAGTGCTGTCAAGGCCAGCCAATTTTCTAGATCTCTTGTCAATGTAGATGATAGGAGCTCTGTTAGATGGAAGCTTGGCGAGGATGAGCTGTCTGCTATATTGTATTTGATGGATATTTGCTGCGATTTAGTTCCAGCAGCAAAGTTACTGCTCTGGTTGTTGCCGAAGGTCCTTAGCAACCCTAATTCTACAATCCATAGTGGGAGAAATAGTATGATGCTGCCAAGGAATGTGGAAAACCATGCATGTGAAGTGGGAGAGGCATTTTTGTTATCTTCTCTCCGAAG gtATGAGAACATAATTATTGCAACAGATCTTATTCCTGAAGTCTTGTCAACCACAATGCACCGTGTTGCAGCACTGCTGGCATCCAATGGAAGAATTTCAGGTTCAGCAGCCTTAATTTATTCCCGACATCTTTTGAGGAAATACGGCGATGTGCTGAGTGTTTTAGAATGGGAGAAGAGTTTCAAGGCATCATGCGACAAGAGGCTTctttctgaacttgaaatcgGACGATCACTGGATGCAGATTTTGGATTTCCACTTGGTGTTCCAGCAGGAGTTgaagattttgatgatttttttcgtCAGAAAATTAGTGGCAGTCGATTATCAAGAGTGGGTATGAGCATGAGAGATGTTGTCCAAAGGAATATTGACGATGCTTTTCACTACTTTGGCAAAGAGAGAAAACTCTTTGGTGCTGGTACAACAAAAGTTCCTGGTATGGAAAAATCTGATGACACATATCAGATAGCTCAACAAATAATCATGGGACTTATGGACTGCATGAGGCAGACTGGTGGTGCTGCTCAAGAAGGTGACCCATCCTTGGTGTCTTCTGCTGTTTCTGCCATAGTCAATAATGTTGGACCAACTATAGCAAAAATGCCTGATTTTTCTCTAGGCAGTAATTATTCAAATGCTTCAGCTGGGACGGGTTTGCTAAATTTTGCTAGGCGCATTTTGCGCATCCACATAAATTGCCTATGTCTACTCAAGGAAGCTCTTGGGGAGCGTCAAAGCCGGGTTTTTGAGGTAGCTCTTGCAACAGAAGCCTCCTCTGCTCTTGCTACAGCATTTGCTCCTGGAAAGGCTTCTCGAAGCCCGTTTCAGCTGTCCCCTGAATCCCATGATTCCAGCGGGAATATCGCTAATGAGATCTTGAACAACTCTGCAAAAGCTGCTGGAAGAACAAAAAGTGCTGCTGCTATTTCTGGACTTGTTGTTGGAGCTATTATCCATGGTGTGACTACTCTGGAGAGAATGGTGACTGTCTTCCGGTTAAAGGAAGGGTTGGATGTAATTCAGTGTATAAGGAATGCAAAATCCAATTCTAATGGTAATGctcgttcatttactgttttTAAGATGGACAACTCAATCGAAGTTTACGTGCATTGGTTTAGGTTACTTGTTGGCAACTGCAGAACTGTATCTGATGGTCTGATTGTAGAGCTCTTGGGTGAACCATCTATAGTTGCTCTTTCAAGGATGCAGCGATTGCTCCCTCTTAGCTTGGTTTTTCCACCTGCCTACTCTATCTTTGCCTTTGTTATTTGGAGACCATTCAGTGCAACTCGTGAAGACATACATCAATTGTATCGCTCTTTGACAATGGCCATCGGTGATGCCATAAAGCACCTGCCTTTTAGGGATGTGTGTTTAAGAGACAGTCAAGGCTTTTATGATCTTATAGCTGCAGATTCCAGTGATGCTGAGTTTGCTGCCATGCTAGAGTTAAATGGTTTGGACATGCGTTTCAAAACCAAGGCCTTTGTTCCGCTCCGAGGAAGGCTTTTTTTAAATGCTATTGTTGATTGTAAATTGCCACACTCGGTATTCGTGCAAGACGATGGAAATAGGGCTTCTGGACATGGTGGATCTAAGGTTCAACATGCAGAGAATGAAATCAAGCTTCTAGATAAGCTTGTGAATGTATTGGATGCACTGCAGCCTGCAAAATTCCATTGGCAGTGGGTTGAACTCAGGTTGCTTTTGAATGAACAAGCCCTCACTGAAAAACTTGAGACTCATGACATTTCCTTAGCAGATGCAATCCGTTCTTCCTCTCCTGGCCCTGAAAAAGAAGCTGCttctgaaaatgaaaataatttcattgaaaTCATTCTTACAAGGTTATTGGTCAGACCTGATGCTGCTCCACTTTTCTCAGAGCTGGTTCATCTTCTTGGGACGTCTCTAGAGAACTCAATGTTATTGCAGGCCAAATGGTTCTTAGGAGGCCATGACGTTCTTTTTGGACGAAAAACCATTAGACAACGACTTACTAATATCGCCGAGAGTAAAGGTCTTTCAACTAAAGCTCACTTTTGGAAACCTTGGGGCTGGTCCAATTCTGGTTTTGATCCTGTGATGAACAGAGGGGATAAGAAGAAGTTCGAGGTTCCCTCTCTTGAAGAAGGGGAGGTTGTTGAAGAGGGCACTGAGACAAAAAGGTCTGGAAAAGGGTCCTTTCCAGTATTTGAGTCTGAAGGTTCTAGTCTCTTCCAGCCGAATGTGACTGAAAGGGCTCTTGTTGAACTAGTTCTTCCCTGCATAGATCAAGGTTCTGATGACTCTCGCAATACATTCGCTACTGATTTGATCAAGCAGTTGAATAATATTGAGCAGCAAATAAACTCGGTCACTCGTGGTACAAGTAAGCAAACAGGAACAGCATCTTCTGGACTGGAAGGTCCAGCAAATAAAAGTAACAACCGCAAAGGAATAAGAGGCGGCAGTCCTGGATTGGCGAGACGAACTGCAGCAGCTGCAGATTCTACCCTCCCCTCCCCTGCTGCCCTACGAGCTTCTATGTTACTGCGGTTGCAGTTATTGCTAAGGTTGCTTCCTACCATATGCACAAATGG TGAGCCATCTGGGCGAAACATGAGACATGTGCTTGCCTCTGTCATACTTCGTCTTCTTGGTAGTAGGGTTGTGCATGAAGATGCAGAACTATCTTTCTATCCTTTGCAAAGCTTCCAATCTAAGGGGGAACTAGAGTCACCGTTGGAAGCTGCTTCTGCAGATTTATCTGGCGAAAGTCTCTTTGACCGGTTACTGTTGGTCCTGCATGGGCTGTTAAGCAGCTCCCGGCCAAGCTGGCTGAAGCCAAGACCTGCCTCCAGCTCCAAGTCAGTCAATGAATCCTCCAAGGATTGTGCTGGATTTGATCGTGACTTGGTGGAAAGTTTGCAG AATGATTTAGATCGTATGAAGCTGCCTGGCACGACTCGACTGCGTATCCAAGCTGCAATGCCAATTCTTCTACCTTCTGTTCGATGCTTTGTCTCTTGCCAGCCATCACCTGTCCCCACAGCTGCTGTTGCTTCACTTCAACCCAGCATTGCAATTTCAGGGGTTTTAAATGGAAATAACTCTCAGAAAAATCCAGCTCCTTTGGCACGCTCTGCAAATAACATATCAACAAAATCCAAGCCACTGCCACTTCCGGTGCCACTGCAACTTGATAATGATATGGAGATTGATCCATGGACATTGTTGGAAGATGGCACTGGGTCTGGCTTATCTTCAAGCAACACTTCTGTGATTGGCAGCAGTGACCATGCTAATCTTCGTGCTTCCAGCTGGCTTAAAGGGGCTGTTAGGGTGAGGCGGACTGACCTCACCTACATTGGTGCTGTGGATGATGACAGCTGA